In Caldalkalibacillus salinus, the genomic window TATCTAAGGCTGAGTAATGTCGTTGTAGAGGCATAGTATAATGTAAGCGTATATAAGGTGCACTATATGCAGTAAGATAGAAATGTAGAGATAGCGTCTGAGAGACGATAGATTCATTGGTTCCATGTTATGAAGAAAGAGGGAGATTGCGTTGAATAAAGAACAAGCGCAAAAACGTATGGAAGAACTATATGCTCAAATCGAAGAACATAACTATCAGTATTATGTTTTAGATCGCCCGATTGTCACAGACCAAGAGTATGATCACATGATGCAAGATCTCATACGTCTCGAGGCAGAGCACCCTGACCTTAAAGCGCCCCATTCGCCAACAGAGAGAGTAGGGGCTGAACCTTTGCCTCATTTTCAAAAAGTCACACATGACATTCCAATGCTGAGCTTAGGGAACGTCTTTGACGAAAGCGAGTTAAGAGATTTTGATCGACGCGTCAGGCAGGGGATCGGCCAGGAAAATATAGAGTATGTTGCAGAGCTGAAAATAGACGGATTAGCGGTGTCCTTACGTTACGAAGATGGTCAATTTGTAAGCGGCGCTACACGTGGAGATGGCACAACTGGGGAAGATATCACGCAGAATTTGAAGACGATCCGTGCGATTCCGCTCAAGCTACGTGAACCTGTCACACTTGAAGTACGCGGGGAAGCGTATATGCCTAAGCATGAATTTGAAAAGCTGAATCAAAGAAGAGAGGAAAAAGGTGAAGAGCTGTTTGCTAATCCTCGTAATTCAGCGGCAGGGTCTTTGAGACAGTTAGATCCTAAAATCGTAGCGCAGCGTCATTTGAGTATTTTTCTATACGGGATTGCTCAAGTCCAAGGGTTGGATATTCACTCCCACTCTGAGGGTCTAGAGGCCCTCGAAAGAATCGGATTGAAGACGAATCCAGAGACTAAAGTGTGCCATTCCGTAGATGAACTCTTAGACTATATTCAATATTGGACGGACCGTAGAGCCGAGCTTCCTTATGAAATTGACGGCATTGTCATTAAAGTGAATCATATTCAATACCAAGAGCAACTCGGCTTTACCGCTAAAAGTCCGCGTTGGGCCACAGCTTATAAATTCCCAGCGGAAGAATCGGTCACGATCCTTAAGGATATTGAAGTTAATGTAGGACGAACAGGGGCTGTGACGCCCACTGCCCTTTTAGAGCCTGTGAGTCTAGCTGGGACAACGGTGAAACGTGCGTCCCTGCACAATGAGGACTTAATAAGAGAGAAAGATATACGAATCGGGGACCACGTGGTCGTGAAAAAAGCGGGAGACATTATCCCTGAGGTGGTTGCCGTGGTAGAGGAACGTCGGGACGGGACAGAAAAAGAGTACCATATGCCGACGCATTGTCCAGAATGCCATGCAGAGCTTGTACGCATTGAAGAAGAGGTCGCTTTACGTTGTATTAATCCTAAATGTCCAGCCCAAATCAAAGAGGGAATGATACACTACGTATCTAGAAATGCTATGAACATTGATGGACTAGGGGAGCGTGTCATTATACAGCTATATGACCAAGGTCTTATCCGAGAGGTGGCTGATCTCTACTATCTTGATCGAGATGAACTCTTACAGCTCGAACGTATGGGGGAAAAATCTGTCGATAATCTCCTACATGCCATTGAACAAAGTAAAGAGAACTCTCTAGAGAAACTCATTTTTGGACTCGGTATCAGACTCGTTGGTGCGAAAGCAGCGAGACTCTTAGCAGCACAATTTGAGACGATGGATCGCTTAATGGATGCGACAGAAGAAGAGCTAGAAGCTATTAATGAAGTGGGGCCTAAGATGGCGGAGAGCATCGTCACGTACTTCGACAATCCGGAAGTATGCGCTTTGGTTGAACGGTTAAGTGTAGCCGGTGTTAACATGGCGTATAAGGGACCAAAGCTACAAGAGGCAGAAGCAGTTGACTCTCCTTTTGCTGGACAGACTGTGGTCATTACGGGCACATTAGAACATTTCAAACGTAATGAGCTGAAAGAACAACTTCAAGGCTTAGGAGCAAAAGTCACAGGAAGTGTATCCAAGAATACAGACATGCTCATAGCAGGTGAAAATGCCGGGTCTAAGCTAGATAAAGCGAATGATCTAAACGTAAGGGTCATTGATGAAAACGAGCTTATAAATCTGTTATCACCTCCTGAGTAATTATCGTATTGTGTGAGAGAAGAGAGTATAATAGCATTTAGTTCAGAACGAGTATGACCAGCGGTAAGTGCTGCCAGTTTTGATGAAAAAGAAAAGAGCATGCGTGCAGTATGCTCTTTTTCACTATTAGTTGTTTCTAAGGAGGGAGATTGATGAGGATCGTATCTATATGTCCGAGTAATACTGAGTTACTCGCTTATTTAGGTGCGGTACATGAGATTGTAGGAGTAGACAATTTTTCGGATTGGCCTAAGGAAATAGACCATCTTCCACGTTTAGGTCCAGACTTAGATATCGATATGGATGCTGTTGAGGAGCTTAACCCAGATTTAGTTGTCGCCTCTCTTAGTGTACCAGGTATGGAGAAGAACATTACACAGCTAAAGGAAAGAGGACTTTCCTATATCGTGCTAAATCCTAACAGTCTAGAAGATATTGGTGATAGTCTCCTTACTCTAGGGAAACGTATCGGACGTGAGGAAATAGCTGTCAACATTCGACAACAATACAGGCGTTTTATTGAATTATACAAATCAAAGTCTGAAGAGGTCACTCACCGTCCTCTTCTATACTGGGAATGGTGGGCGAAGCCCGTATTTACACCGGGAAGGAAAAACTGGTTAACAGATCTAAGTGAACTGGCAGGGGGACGAAACGCTTTTGCAACAGAGCCCCAAGCGAGTGTGCAGACCAGTTGGGAGGACGTGGCCAAACGAGATCCGGACCATATATGCTTAGTATGGGTAGGGGTCCAACAGAATCGAGTGAAACCAGCAATCGTTTATAAAAGGGTTGAATTTAAGGACATAACGGCTGTTAAAAGGAATCAAGTTCATGTGTTGGACGAACCTCTTTATTGTCGTCCATCTCCGAGACTGCTAACAGGACTGATGAAACTAGCGGCCCTTCTGCACCCTACTATTTACCCTGATTATGTAGAGGGTGATGAGTGGCAAGACATTCAGTGACAAAAATATACAAAAAATTAGTGTTTTCTTAATTTCAGAAAAATAAAAAATTAATAAAAATTGTAGGAATTATCCGTTTTATTTTGGTATAATGTTATAGTGTAGGACAGGGTACCTATTCTAGTAAGGGTCGAAATGACAAACAAAAGGGGGAAAATTGATGAATAATACTGGTTTAGAGCACAATCAACGCGAACAGTGGGCGTCGCGTTTAGGCTTTATGCTCGCTGCAATGGGTTCCGCTGTTGGTTTAGGTAACATCTGGAGGTTTTCCTACGTTGCGGGGGAAAGCGGAGGAGGCGCCTTCCTATTACTCTATCTAGTCTGTGTCATATTCATAGGTATACCCATTTTGATGGCTGAGTTCACGATTGGGAGACATGCCAAGAGTGATGCCGTCGGTTCATTTCAGAAATTAGCGCCAGGCAGACCTTATGTAATAGCTGGTTTCATGGGTGTTGCTTCAGCGTTTATCATTTTATCATTTTATGGCGTCATAGCAGGGTGGACACTTAAATACATTGTGAGTTACTTAACAGGTCAGATGGGAGCAGCGGTTGCTTCCGAAGAAGGTGTTGGCGCTTTCTTTGGTGGGTTTATTTCCAGTCCCGTTGAACCAATATTTTGGCAATTCCTCTTTATGATCATTACAATCAGTATTGTTTATATGGGTGTTAAAAAAGGGATTGAGAAAACAAATAAAATCTTGATGCCGACTTTAGCCGTTCTCGTCATCATTTTAGCTTTATACTCAATGAGCTTAGGTGGGGCATCAGAAGCATTTGCATTCTTGTTTTCTCCGGATTGGAGCATTTTTACAAACCCTCTAGACAATACAGAGGTTTACTTAGCAGCTTTAGGACAAGCCTTTTTCTCACTTAGCTTAGGGATGGGGGCTCTCATTACATATGGAAGCTATCTGTCCAAGAACGAGAAGCTACCGGGCGCAGCACTCGGTGTCGCCTCACTGGATACGACATTTGCAATTCTTGCAGGACTCATGATTTTCCCTGCGGTATTCGCTTTTGGTATTGATCCAGCGGAAGGTCCTGGACTCGTATTTGTAGTTTTGCCTGAAATTTTCGGAAGTTTAGGGTTCGTGGGGACGATTGTCGGTCTCGCTTTCTTCTTCCTTATAGCAGCTGCAGCATTATCTTCAGCAGTATCGCTATTAGAGGTTGCAGTGGCTTACTTCATGCGTCGCTTTAACTGGACTCGACAGAAAACAAGTATTCTTATCGGTGGCATTATCTTTTTACTCGGTATTCCATCATCTCTAGGGCTAGGTGTTATGGACCAATTCACTTATATTGGTGAAAGAGATTTCCTAGATAGCATGGACTTCATTGCGTCTAATATCTTTTTACCTCTAGGTGGTTTAATTATCGCCTTGTTTGCGGGTTGGGGATGGAATAAGACTGAGGCACTCAAAGAGTCTGACTTCGGAGATACGTTCCTCGGAAACGCGTGGATATTTGTTCTTAGATATGTTGCGCCGAT contains:
- a CDS encoding sodium-dependent transporter; translated protein: MNNTGLEHNQREQWASRLGFMLAAMGSAVGLGNIWRFSYVAGESGGGAFLLLYLVCVIFIGIPILMAEFTIGRHAKSDAVGSFQKLAPGRPYVIAGFMGVASAFIILSFYGVIAGWTLKYIVSYLTGQMGAAVASEEGVGAFFGGFISSPVEPIFWQFLFMIITISIVYMGVKKGIEKTNKILMPTLAVLVIILALYSMSLGGASEAFAFLFSPDWSIFTNPLDNTEVYLAALGQAFFSLSLGMGALITYGSYLSKNEKLPGAALGVASLDTTFAILAGLMIFPAVFAFGIDPAEGPGLVFVVLPEIFGSLGFVGTIVGLAFFFLIAAAALSSAVSLLEVAVAYFMRRFNWTRQKTSILIGGIIFLLGIPSSLGLGVMDQFTYIGERDFLDSMDFIASNIFLPLGGLIIALFAGWGWNKTEALKESDFGDTFLGNAWIFVLRYVAPIVIFVIFLQSSGILKILGFEL
- a CDS encoding cobalamin-binding protein; the encoded protein is MRIVSICPSNTELLAYLGAVHEIVGVDNFSDWPKEIDHLPRLGPDLDIDMDAVEELNPDLVVASLSVPGMEKNITQLKERGLSYIVLNPNSLEDIGDSLLTLGKRIGREEIAVNIRQQYRRFIELYKSKSEEVTHRPLLYWEWWAKPVFTPGRKNWLTDLSELAGGRNAFATEPQASVQTSWEDVAKRDPDHICLVWVGVQQNRVKPAIVYKRVEFKDITAVKRNQVHVLDEPLYCRPSPRLLTGLMKLAALLHPTIYPDYVEGDEWQDIQ
- the ligA gene encoding NAD-dependent DNA ligase LigA, yielding MNKEQAQKRMEELYAQIEEHNYQYYVLDRPIVTDQEYDHMMQDLIRLEAEHPDLKAPHSPTERVGAEPLPHFQKVTHDIPMLSLGNVFDESELRDFDRRVRQGIGQENIEYVAELKIDGLAVSLRYEDGQFVSGATRGDGTTGEDITQNLKTIRAIPLKLREPVTLEVRGEAYMPKHEFEKLNQRREEKGEELFANPRNSAAGSLRQLDPKIVAQRHLSIFLYGIAQVQGLDIHSHSEGLEALERIGLKTNPETKVCHSVDELLDYIQYWTDRRAELPYEIDGIVIKVNHIQYQEQLGFTAKSPRWATAYKFPAEESVTILKDIEVNVGRTGAVTPTALLEPVSLAGTTVKRASLHNEDLIREKDIRIGDHVVVKKAGDIIPEVVAVVEERRDGTEKEYHMPTHCPECHAELVRIEEEVALRCINPKCPAQIKEGMIHYVSRNAMNIDGLGERVIIQLYDQGLIREVADLYYLDRDELLQLERMGEKSVDNLLHAIEQSKENSLEKLIFGLGIRLVGAKAARLLAAQFETMDRLMDATEEELEAINEVGPKMAESIVTYFDNPEVCALVERLSVAGVNMAYKGPKLQEAEAVDSPFAGQTVVITGTLEHFKRNELKEQLQGLGAKVTGSVSKNTDMLIAGENAGSKLDKANDLNVRVIDENELINLLSPPE